The sequence GGCGGGGGCCCCGGCGTGGCGGATCATGGCGGCGGCGAGCGTCATGCTCCAGCCGGTGTCGACGCGGTCGTCGACCAGCAGGACCGGGCCGCCCGCCCCTGCGATGGCGGCACCGAGCGCCGAGGGCATGGCGAGCGTGCCGCGGATGGCCTGGACGCGCTGCGCGCTGTTGAACTGGCGTCCGGGCGGACCCGAACGGTATCCGAGGTCGCCCAGATAGGACAGGCGCCCGACCTGGGCCAGCCGCTCGGCGAGGCTGCGGACGAGCTGGGGGCGGCCCGCGGAGGGCATCGCGACCACCGCGATCGGGCGCTGGGTCCACTCCCAGGACGACAGCACCTTGACCACCGCGGCGAAGACGTCGTCGGGGACCGGGCCGTCGGGGGCACCCTCGGCCAGGAGGCCGCGCAGGCGGTTGCCCCAGCCGATGTCGGTCAGCCGCCCCAGGGCGCGGCCGGGCTCGGCGCCCAGCTCGGGCTTGATCCGGCCCTTGAGGTCGGTCAGCCCGGTCGGCCACTGCTTTCGCGCCTCGACCTCCACGCCGGGCCGATGCAGGCTCTCGGCGGCGCGCTCCACCGCCCGCTCCTCGACCTCGGGCGAGCGGTGCGCGCCCGTGCAGTTGTCGCACCGCCCGCACGGCGTGGCGGTGTCGTCGTCCAGGCGGTGGCGGAGGAACATCTCCCGGCACTCGGTGCTGTCGAGGTAGTCGAGCATGGCCCGCTGCTCGGCCTCGCGCTCCGCGGCGACCCGGGCATAGCGGTCGGCGTCGTAACCCCAGGCCTCACCGGTGGCCTCCCAGCCGCCCTTGACCCGGCGCACCGCGCCGTCCACGTCGAGCACCTTGAGCATGGTCTCCAGCCGGGTGCGGCTGAGGTCCACCCTGTTCTCCAGCGCGGCCGTGGACAGCACGCCCCCCTCCTCAAGGGCGGCGAGCACGGTCCGCACGACCGGCTCGGGCGGGAAGGCCAGGGAGGCGAAGTAGGCCCAGATCTCCCGGTCCTCGGCGCCGGGCAGCAGGATCACCTCGGCCCGCTCGACCCCGCGCCCCGCCCGGCCGACCTGCTGGTAGTAGGCCACCGGCGACTGCGGCGCGCCGACGTGGACGACGAAGCCGAGGTCGGGCTTGTCGTATCCCATGCCCAGCGCGGAGGTGGCGACCAGCGCCTTGATCTTGTTGTCGAGCAGGGCCTGTTCGGCGGCGAGCCGCTCGGCCTGTTCGGTCTGCCCGGAGTAGGCCGCCACCTCGTGCCCCTGCTCGCGCAGGTAGGCGGCGATCTCCTGGGCGGCGGCCACGGTGAGCGTGTAGATGATCCCGGAGCCGGGCAGCTCGTGCAGGGTCTGGGCGAGCCAGGCCAGGCGCTGCTCGGCGCCGCGCAGCCGTACGACACCCAGATGGAGGCTTTCGCGCTCCAGCGCCCCGCGCAGGACGAGTGTCTCCTCGCCCATCTGCTCGGCGACGTCGTGGGTGACCCGGGCGTTGGCCGTGGCGGTGGTGGCCAGGATCGGCACGCCCTCGGGCAGCTCCTCGAACATCGTGCGCAGCCGGCGGTAGTCGGGGCGGAAGTCGTGGCCCCAGTCGGAGATGCAGTGCGCCTCGTCCACCACGACCAGCCCGGCGCTCTCGGCCAGCTCGGGCAGGACCTGGTCGCGGAAGTCGGGGTTGTTGAGCCGTTCGGGGCTGACCAGCAGCACGTCGACCATGCCCTCGGCGACCTGACCGTAGATCTGCTCCCACTCCTCGGGGTTGGCCGAGTTGATCGTGACCGCGTTGATCCCGGCCCGCTCGGCGGCGGCGATCTGGTTGCGCATCAGCGCCAGCAGCGGCGACACGATGACGGTCGGCCCCTCGCCCAGCTCGCGCAGGAGCGCGGTGGCGATGAAGTAGACCGCCGACTTGCCCCAGCCGGTCCGCTGCACCACGAGCACCCGGCGGCGGTCCATGACCAACGCCTTGATCGCCGCCCACTGGTCCTCGCGCAGCCGGGCGTGCTCGCCCGCCAGCGCCCGCAGCCGCCCTTCGGCCTCTTCTCGCAGCATCTGCTCTTCGCTCACCGGTCATTGGTACCAGGTCCCGCCGACTGTTTCACTCCGGACGCCGTCCGGCGGCGATGGCCGAACCTTGACCGAACCGCCGGACCCCTTTCGGCTCCGTCCCCGGGCAGCGGGAGGAGAGTGGGGTGAACAGCCCGGCACACCGACG comes from Streptosporangium roseum DSM 43021 and encodes:
- a CDS encoding RecQ family ATP-dependent DNA helicase, whose amino-acid sequence is MLREEAEGRLRALAGEHARLREDQWAAIKALVMDRRRVLVVQRTGWGKSAVYFIATALLRELGEGPTVIVSPLLALMRNQIAAAERAGINAVTINSANPEEWEQIYGQVAEGMVDVLLVSPERLNNPDFRDQVLPELAESAGLVVVDEAHCISDWGHDFRPDYRRLRTMFEELPEGVPILATTATANARVTHDVAEQMGEETLVLRGALERESLHLGVVRLRGAEQRLAWLAQTLHELPGSGIIYTLTVAAAQEIAAYLREQGHEVAAYSGQTEQAERLAAEQALLDNKIKALVATSALGMGYDKPDLGFVVHVGAPQSPVAYYQQVGRAGRGVERAEVILLPGAEDREIWAYFASLAFPPEPVVRTVLAALEEGGVLSTAALENRVDLSRTRLETMLKVLDVDGAVRRVKGGWEATGEAWGYDADRYARVAAEREAEQRAMLDYLDSTECREMFLRHRLDDDTATPCGRCDNCTGAHRSPEVEERAVERAAESLHRPGVEVEARKQWPTGLTDLKGRIKPELGAEPGRALGRLTDIGWGNRLRGLLAEGAPDGPVPDDVFAAVVKVLSSWEWTQRPIAVVAMPSAGRPQLVRSLAERLAQVGRLSYLGDLGYRSGPPGRQFNSAQRVQAIRGTLAMPSALGAAIAGAGGPVLLVDDRVDTGWSMTLAAAMIRHAGAPAVLPLALAVTS